The following are encoded in a window of Hemitrygon akajei chromosome 24, sHemAka1.3, whole genome shotgun sequence genomic DNA:
- the LOC140715728 gene encoding C3a anaphylatoxin chemotactic receptor-like, protein MSFSEGVTSSTLAGNLSSHNSTADGNRMEWGAPSVVSMVIFTLTVLLGVPGNGAVIWVTGFKMKSKVHTVCFLNLALADLIYCLTLPFRMANIFLIYAGYNAYFSMKFIGTLTFLNASASIYLLCLISICRCLAITRPTWFQHHLGLTWARAACFAVWILAFVMYLPVLLLPDWKKELTVLEPVWVVFIFGLPLLIMITSYSLVGSRLQGNRFAKSKKPIRLIFTVVVTFMICWIPNAVCDLLYAFTTPISQGWSLFTVALASFNSALNPLLYVFAGREFHQVFKSSLLASLRLAFAEQRPELETQTQTPNLSLNTNV, encoded by the coding sequence ATGTCGTTCTCCGAAGGAGTGACTAGTTCGACGCTCGCTGGGAATCTCTCCTCTCACAATTCCACGGCCGATGGAAACAGAATGGAGTGGGGAGCACCTTCCGTCGTGTCAATGGTCATCTTCACCCTCACCGTCCTACTGGGCGTCCCGGGCAACGGCGCAGTCATCTGGGTGACGGGCTTCAAGATGAAGAGTAAGGTACACACGGTGTGTTTCCTGAACCTCGCTCTGGCTGACCTGATCTATTGCCTCACTCTTCCCTTCAGAATGGCTAACATCTTCCTGATCTACGCTGGGTACAACGCCTACTTTTCCATGAAGTTTATTGGAACGTTGACGTTCCTCAACGCATCCGCCAGCATATATCTGTTATGCCTGATCAGCATCTGCCGCTGCCTGGCTATTACTCGGCCTACGTGGTTCCAGCATCATCTGGGCCTCACATGGGCTCGTGCGGCCTGCTTTGCAGTCTGGATCCTAGCCTTCGTCATGTACCTGCCCGTCCTCCTGCTTCCGGATTGGAAGAAGGAATTGACCGTCTTGGAGCCAGTTTGGGTTGTTTTCATCTTCGGCCTCCCCCTTCTCATTATGATCACCAGCTACTCCCTGGTTGGCAGTAGGCTGCAAGGGAACAGGTTCGCCAAATCTAAGAAGCCTATCCGCCTGATCTTCACCGTGGTCGTGACCTTTATGATCTGTTGGATCCCCAACGCTGTGTGCGACCTCCTATATGCCTTCACCACACCGATTTCCCAGGGCTGGTCATTATTCACTGTCGCCCTGGCCTCCTTCAACAGCGCTCTCAACCCCCTTCTCTATGTCTTCGCTGGCCGTGAATTCCACCAGGTCTTCAAGAGCTCCCTCCTCGCCTCGCTCCGTCTGGCCTTTGCCGAGCAGAGGCCAGAATTGGAGACCCAGACTCAGACCCCCAACCTCTCCTTAAATACGAATGTCTGA
- the LOC140716065 gene encoding L antigen family member 3-like, whose protein sequence is MAAGEEAVANGDNRLHFNLSVPFPSAREAQIALGSLSPDAEPRKGGISRTLTVQDCTLQGHWEAEEARILRVSVSSFLDHLSLVLETMDRFGPASSS, encoded by the exons ATGGCGGCGGGAGAGGAGGCGGTTGCCAACGGCGACAACCGGCTGCACTT TAATCTCAGCGTCCCTTTCCCGTCGGCGAGGGAGGCACAGATCGCCTTGGGATCCCTCAGCCCGGACGCCGAGCCCAGGAAAGGGGGAATCAGCAGAACTTTAACCGTACAAGACTGCACACTTCAggg CCACTGGGAGGCAGAAGAGGCCAGAATCCTCCGGGTGTCCGTCAGCTCCTTCCTGGACCACCTCAGCCTGGTGCTGGAGACCATGGACAGATTCGGACCGGCCAGCTCTAGCTAG